Proteins from a single region of Centropristis striata isolate RG_2023a ecotype Rhode Island chromosome 9, C.striata_1.0, whole genome shotgun sequence:
- the LOC131977232 gene encoding zinc finger protein 862-like — MRLTSFQCWPEADTSSDFGDEEVNKLISHFRPLLLSAGVDVELIPDQWTVLKTELYTAGFSQETFEKTWPTVNRMLRHRCPDMLDLIDALLTIPATTADCERGFSVMKQVKSDWRSRLKGETLSDLLKTQLCSPDIKDFDPTKAIDIWHADSLRSRRPEFVRKHGTKGTEGGSESDGESSESSADI, encoded by the exons ATGCGACTGACCAGTTTCCAGTGCTGGCCAGAGGCAGACACGAGTTCAG ATTTTGGTGATGAAGAGGTAAACAAACTCATCAGTCACTTCCGACCTCTTCTGCTGTCTGCTGGAGTGGATGTGGAGTTGATCCCTGATCAATGGACAGTTCTCAAGACTGAACTATACACAGCAGGATTCAGTCAAG AAACCTTCGAGAAGACCTGGCCTACTGTCAACAGAATGCTTCGCCATCGGTGTCCTGACATGCTGGATCTAATTGATGCTCTCCTCACCATTCCTGCAACCACAGCTGACTGTGAAAGAGGCTTCAGTGTTATGAAGCAGGTAAAAAGTGACTGGCGCTCACGCCTGAAAGGTGAGACCCTCTCTGACCTCCTAAAGACACAGTTGTGCTCACCCGACATCAAAGACTTTGATCCTACAAAAGCCATTGACATCTGGCATGCTGACAGTTTGCGCTCACGCAGGCCTGAGTTTGTGCGCAAACACGGAACAAAAGGAACTGAGGGTGGCTCGGAATCAGATGGAGAAAGTTCAGAGAGCTCTGCAGACATTTAA